A window of Campylobacter pinnipediorum subsp. pinnipediorum contains these coding sequences:
- the aroQ gene encoding type II 3-dehydroquinate dehydratase produces the protein MVIQGPNINMLGVRDLGMYGSMKMEDIHSQMKVVAEQYGADIEFFQSNFEGELVDKIQECLGEVDGIIINPAAYSHTSIAIRDAISAVGLPTIEVHISNIYRREEFREKSLIAPVCAGHIAGFGPVGYHLAMIGMLQIFDQIKALEAANQNQ, from the coding sequence ATTCAAGGACCAAATATCAATATGCTAGGTGTTAGAGACCTAGGTATGTACGGAAGTATGAAGATGGAAGATATCCATTCTCAGATGAAAGTAGTTGCAGAACAATATGGAGCTGATATTGAGTTTTTCCAAAGCAATTTTGAAGGTGAATTGGTAGATAAAATACAAGAGTGCTTAGGTGAGGTTGATGGAATCATAATAAACCCGGCTGCATATTCTCATACTTCAATAGCAATAAGAGATGCTATAAGTGCCGTTGGATTACCAACCATAGAAGTTCATATAAGCAACATATATAGAAGAGAAGAGTTTAGAGAAAAAAGCTTGATAGCACCTGTATGTGCTGGTCATATTGCTGGTTTTGGACCTGTAGGATATCATTTAGCTATGATAGGAATGTTACAAATTTTTGATCAAATCAAAGCATTAGAAGCAGCAAATCAAAATCAATGA
- a CDS encoding M24 family metallopeptidase, which produces MKNYILRDENAVFFECGYSCDNEIFICIDGYKFFIADARYAIEAQEFAKSDVNVICTQTSVIKEARFLLRKLKPKNLVFDPFDFSYADFNKLSSSLGIHFIQKPNFSKLKRIIKSQEEIQILQQAAKFGEKCFDEFADFIRKNGENMSEEELFFNANSIFRQKNTLGLSFEPIVAINENAAKAHALPSKKKLQYGDLLLVDAGVRYKKYCSDRTRTACFDENFNFSKEQKFKNQKQQDVYEIVKQAQIKAINIIKPSIKAKEIDLAARNFIAKAGYEKEFFHSTGHGVGIDIHEFPNINKRSETIIQEGMIFSVEPGIYIQNEFGVRIEDVVLVTKDGALIL; this is translated from the coding sequence ATGAAAAATTATATCCTAAGAGATGAAAATGCTGTATTTTTTGAATGTGGATACAGCTGTGATAATGAAATTTTTATCTGTATAGATGGGTATAAATTTTTTATCGCTGATGCAAGATATGCTATAGAAGCACAAGAGTTTGCAAAATCAGATGTTAATGTCATATGCACACAAACAAGTGTTATCAAAGAAGCTAGATTTTTATTAAGAAAACTTAAACCAAAAAATCTAGTTTTTGATCCATTTGATTTTAGCTATGCTGATTTTAATAAACTCTCTTCATCTCTTGGGATTCATTTTATACAAAAACCAAATTTTTCAAAGTTAAAAAGAATTATTAAAAGCCAAGAAGAGATCCAAATCTTGCAACAAGCAGCAAAATTTGGAGAAAAATGTTTTGATGAATTTGCTGATTTTATTAGGAAAAATGGCGAAAATATGAGCGAAGAAGAGCTATTTTTTAATGCAAATTCGATTTTTCGCCAAAAAAATACACTAGGTCTAAGTTTTGAACCAATAGTCGCAATAAACGAAAATGCAGCAAAAGCACACGCCCTGCCAAGCAAAAAAAAGCTACAATATGGGGATTTGCTCTTAGTTGATGCAGGTGTTAGATACAAAAAATACTGTTCTGACAGAACAAGAACGGCTTGTTTTGATGAGAATTTTAACTTTTCAAAAGAGCAAAAATTTAAAAATCAAAAACAACAAGATGTATATGAGATAGTAAAACAAGCTCAAATCAAAGCTATAAACATCATAAAACCGAGCATAAAAGCAAAAGAGATAGACTTAGCAGCTAGAAATTTCATAGCAAAAGCTGGTTATGAAAAAGAGTTTTTTCACTCAACCGGACACGGAGTTGGGATAGATATACATGAGTTTCCAAACATAAATAAAAGAAGCGAAACTATCATTCAAGAAGGTATGATTTTTAGTGTAGAACCTGGAATTTACATACAAAACGAATTTGGTGTTAGGATAGAAGATGTGGTTTTAGTAACCAAAGATGGGGCTTTGATTTTATGA
- the folK gene encoding 2-amino-4-hydroxy-6-hydroxymethyldihydropteridine diphosphokinase: protein MIADGARSITSSSFFPKYFGFKNNFKFNTLIGVGGNIGNTKKIFDRFIRALKNDKRFHIVETSPILINKAFGYIYQDDFSNAVINLQTSVSPYNLLKIMQNYEKIFRRTRSFKNAPRTIDLDILYFSNKVRKTSKLTIPHIGANQRLSVIIPLGLMKA from the coding sequence ATGATAGCAGATGGAGCAAGGTCTATCACAAGCTCATCTTTTTTTCCAAAATATTTTGGATTTAAAAATAATTTTAAATTTAATACATTAATAGGAGTTGGTGGAAACATAGGAAATACAAAAAAAATATTTGATAGATTTATAAGAGCATTAAAAAATGATAAAAGATTTCACATAGTTGAAACATCTCCAATACTTATAAATAAAGCATTTGGATATATATATCAAGATGATTTTAGTAATGCTGTTATAAATTTACAAACTAGTGTAAGTCCATATAATTTATTAAAAATAATGCAAAATTATGAGAAAATTTTTAGGCGGACAAGAAGTTTTAAAAATGCACCAAGAACAATTGATTTGGATATATTATATTTTAGTAATAAGGTAAGAAAAACCTCAAAACTAACAATACCACATATCGGAGCAAATCAAAGACTTAGTGTTATAATTCCGCTTGGACTTATGAAAGCTTAA